In one Podarcis muralis chromosome 7, rPodMur119.hap1.1, whole genome shotgun sequence genomic region, the following are encoded:
- the LOC114602531 gene encoding uncharacterized protein LOC114602531 isoform X4, with product MLRLSLRRMPSDALQRRARMAEAGALRVRGSGVTLREVPKVCLSNSQRTNATQNFSFSSLGRYQVPDKQGRSSPVEGENGSYSSRRRGEIPSIDNLEESLRKLQLQVDSLASSLRSHPNHERTVDLHPAADSGPFSSRWPAAPAGSYMESGVGGPAKTPVETEWFLKPKHLLKSLGEYSALTSLGLPTFTTSPVNRLAGLLGSEIASQNSLHPSVDFAFPLKLGAPHVIGVKSLLPPKTPVRAPLLKRTSSSLDRGRSLSLGSSGTNRERSLSPANKRTRWLRSRSQSPKPAWRPNSAKANACAQPPPQLGKSRENGSNSGSSRRSRSRIYRPGTLASRSWIPSKAIERGASSNPWTPYSLPSAAISSPTAQELNERYEMRNSQFHYEARKNNELLRNSQDVQSVYDYRHELATASKEFRQQPCSTYLESHG from the exons ATGTTGAGGCTGTCGCTAAGGAGGATGCCAAGTGATGCTTTGCAGAGAAGGGCGCGCATGGCGGAGGCTGGAGCTTTGCGGGTGCGGGGCAGTGGAGTCACCCTCAG ggagGTACCAAAAGTGTGCCTTAGCAACAGCCAAAGAACCAACGCTACACAGAACTTTAGCTTCTCAAGCCTAGGGAGATACCAGGTTCCTGATAAGCAGGGAAGATCATCACCGGTTGAAGGAGAAAATG GCAGTTACTCATCTCGCCGCAGGGGGGAGATCCCCAGCATTGACAACTTGGAAGAAAGCTTGCGGAAGCTTCAGCTCCAAGTGGATAGCTTGGCTTCCAGTCTTCGCTCACACCCAAATCACGAACGCACCGTTGACCTGCACCCTGCAGCTGACTCAGGTCCTTTCAGTTCCAGGTGGCCAGCGGCTCCTGCTGGAAGCTATATGGAATCAGGCGTTGGAGGCCCAGCCAAGACCCCGGTGGAGACGGAGTGGTTCCTGAAGCCAAAACACTTGCTCAAATCCTTAGGAGAGTATTCAGCCCTGACGAGCCTGGGCCTTCCAACCTTTACCACGTCCCCAGTGAACCGGCTGGCAGGGCTGCTGGGGAGCGAGATTGCAAGTCAAAACTCTTTGCACCCCTCGGTGGATTTTGCTTTCCCTCTGAAACTCGGAGCCCCTCATGTGATCGGCGTCAAGTCTTTGTTGCCTCCGAAGACCCCAGTCAGAGCACCCTTGCTGAAAAGGACCTCTTCCTCCCTCGACAGAGGCCGTTCGCTCAGTCTCGGTTCCTCTGGGACCAACCGTGAGCGTTCGCTCTCGCCTGCCAACAAACGCACTCGCTGGCTCCGATCTCGATCTCAGTCTCCAAAGCCCGCCTGGAGACCCAACTCGGCCAAGGCGAATGCCTGTGCGCAGCCCCCACCTCAGCTCGGCAAGTCCAGGGAAAATGGTAGCAACAGCGGGTCAAGTAGGCGTTCACGGTCGAGGATATACAGGCCAGGGACATTAGCCTCCAGATCCTGGATTCCCAGCAAGGCAATCGAGAGGGGAGCTTCGAGCAATCCTTGGACTCCTTACAGCTTGCCGTCTGCTGCCATTTCCTCGCCCACAGCCCAGGAGCTCAATGAACG GTACGAGATGCGGAACTCTCAGTTCCACTATGAAGCCCGCAAGAATAACGAACTGTTGAGAAACAGCCAGGATGTACAGTCTGTCTATGACTACAGGCACGAGCTGGCAACAGCCTCCAAAGAGTTCCGGCAGCAGCCCTGCTCCACCTACCTGGAGTCCCATGGATAA
- the LOC114602531 gene encoding uncharacterized protein LOC114602531 isoform X2, with protein MLCREGRAWRRLELCGEVPKVCLSNSQRTNATQNFSFSSLGRYQVPDKQGRSSPVEGENGSYSSRRRGEIPSIDNLEESLRKLQLQVDSLASSLRSHPNHERTVDLHPAADSGPFSSRWPAAPAGSYMESGVGGPAKTPVETEWFLKPKHLLKSLGEYSALTSLGLPTFTTSPVNRLAGLLGSEIASQNSLHPSVDFAFPLKLGAPHVIGVKSLLPPKTPVRAPLLKRTSSSLDRGRSLSLGSSGTNRERSLSPANKRTRWLRSRSQSPKPAWRPNSAKANACAQPPPQLGKSRENGSNSGSSRRSRSRIYRPGTLASRSWIPSKAIERGASSNPWTPYSLPSAAISSPTAQELNERFLRTIAEGDVGRALVEMSPYQQELARLRLEGLRMEEAWLLEQKRQQELERTRGPKPKWYEMRNSQFHYEARKNNELLRNSQDVQSVYDYRHELATASKEFRQQPCSTYLESHG; from the exons ATGCTTTGCAGAGAAGGGCGCGCATGGCGGAGGCTGGAGCTTTGCGG ggagGTACCAAAAGTGTGCCTTAGCAACAGCCAAAGAACCAACGCTACACAGAACTTTAGCTTCTCAAGCCTAGGGAGATACCAGGTTCCTGATAAGCAGGGAAGATCATCACCGGTTGAAGGAGAAAATG GCAGTTACTCATCTCGCCGCAGGGGGGAGATCCCCAGCATTGACAACTTGGAAGAAAGCTTGCGGAAGCTTCAGCTCCAAGTGGATAGCTTGGCTTCCAGTCTTCGCTCACACCCAAATCACGAACGCACCGTTGACCTGCACCCTGCAGCTGACTCAGGTCCTTTCAGTTCCAGGTGGCCAGCGGCTCCTGCTGGAAGCTATATGGAATCAGGCGTTGGAGGCCCAGCCAAGACCCCGGTGGAGACGGAGTGGTTCCTGAAGCCAAAACACTTGCTCAAATCCTTAGGAGAGTATTCAGCCCTGACGAGCCTGGGCCTTCCAACCTTTACCACGTCCCCAGTGAACCGGCTGGCAGGGCTGCTGGGGAGCGAGATTGCAAGTCAAAACTCTTTGCACCCCTCGGTGGATTTTGCTTTCCCTCTGAAACTCGGAGCCCCTCATGTGATCGGCGTCAAGTCTTTGTTGCCTCCGAAGACCCCAGTCAGAGCACCCTTGCTGAAAAGGACCTCTTCCTCCCTCGACAGAGGCCGTTCGCTCAGTCTCGGTTCCTCTGGGACCAACCGTGAGCGTTCGCTCTCGCCTGCCAACAAACGCACTCGCTGGCTCCGATCTCGATCTCAGTCTCCAAAGCCCGCCTGGAGACCCAACTCGGCCAAGGCGAATGCCTGTGCGCAGCCCCCACCTCAGCTCGGCAAGTCCAGGGAAAATGGTAGCAACAGCGGGTCAAGTAGGCGTTCACGGTCGAGGATATACAGGCCAGGGACATTAGCCTCCAGATCCTGGATTCCCAGCAAGGCAATCGAGAGGGGAGCTTCGAGCAATCCTTGGACTCCTTACAGCTTGCCGTCTGCTGCCATTTCCTCGCCCACAGCCCAGGAGCTCAATGAACG GTTCCTGCGGACTATTGCTGAAGGTGATGTTGGTAGAGCCCTGGTTGAGATGTCTCCGTACCAGCAAGAGCTGGCTCGCCTCCGGCTTGAGGGTCTGCGTATGGAAGAGGCGTGGTTGTTGGAGCAGAAGAGGCAGCAGGAATTGGAACGGACCCGAGGTCCCAAGCCTAAATG GTACGAGATGCGGAACTCTCAGTTCCACTATGAAGCCCGCAAGAATAACGAACTGTTGAGAAACAGCCAGGATGTACAGTCTGTCTATGACTACAGGCACGAGCTGGCAACAGCCTCCAAAGAGTTCCGGCAGCAGCCCTGCTCCACCTACCTGGAGTCCCATGGATAA
- the LOC114602531 gene encoding uncharacterized protein LOC114602531 isoform X1 → MLRLSLRRMPSDALQRRARMAEAGALRVRGSGVTLREVPKVCLSNSQRTNATQNFSFSSLGRYQVPDKQGRSSPVEGENGSYSSRRRGEIPSIDNLEESLRKLQLQVDSLASSLRSHPNHERTVDLHPAADSGPFSSRWPAAPAGSYMESGVGGPAKTPVETEWFLKPKHLLKSLGEYSALTSLGLPTFTTSPVNRLAGLLGSEIASQNSLHPSVDFAFPLKLGAPHVIGVKSLLPPKTPVRAPLLKRTSSSLDRGRSLSLGSSGTNRERSLSPANKRTRWLRSRSQSPKPAWRPNSAKANACAQPPPQLGKSRENGSNSGSSRRSRSRIYRPGTLASRSWIPSKAIERGASSNPWTPYSLPSAAISSPTAQELNERFLRTIAEGDVGRALVEMSPYQQELARLRLEGLRMEEAWLLEQKRQQELERTRGPKPKWYEMRNSQFHYEARKNNELLRNSQDVQSVYDYRHELATASKEFRQQPCSTYLESHG, encoded by the exons ATGTTGAGGCTGTCGCTAAGGAGGATGCCAAGTGATGCTTTGCAGAGAAGGGCGCGCATGGCGGAGGCTGGAGCTTTGCGGGTGCGGGGCAGTGGAGTCACCCTCAG ggagGTACCAAAAGTGTGCCTTAGCAACAGCCAAAGAACCAACGCTACACAGAACTTTAGCTTCTCAAGCCTAGGGAGATACCAGGTTCCTGATAAGCAGGGAAGATCATCACCGGTTGAAGGAGAAAATG GCAGTTACTCATCTCGCCGCAGGGGGGAGATCCCCAGCATTGACAACTTGGAAGAAAGCTTGCGGAAGCTTCAGCTCCAAGTGGATAGCTTGGCTTCCAGTCTTCGCTCACACCCAAATCACGAACGCACCGTTGACCTGCACCCTGCAGCTGACTCAGGTCCTTTCAGTTCCAGGTGGCCAGCGGCTCCTGCTGGAAGCTATATGGAATCAGGCGTTGGAGGCCCAGCCAAGACCCCGGTGGAGACGGAGTGGTTCCTGAAGCCAAAACACTTGCTCAAATCCTTAGGAGAGTATTCAGCCCTGACGAGCCTGGGCCTTCCAACCTTTACCACGTCCCCAGTGAACCGGCTGGCAGGGCTGCTGGGGAGCGAGATTGCAAGTCAAAACTCTTTGCACCCCTCGGTGGATTTTGCTTTCCCTCTGAAACTCGGAGCCCCTCATGTGATCGGCGTCAAGTCTTTGTTGCCTCCGAAGACCCCAGTCAGAGCACCCTTGCTGAAAAGGACCTCTTCCTCCCTCGACAGAGGCCGTTCGCTCAGTCTCGGTTCCTCTGGGACCAACCGTGAGCGTTCGCTCTCGCCTGCCAACAAACGCACTCGCTGGCTCCGATCTCGATCTCAGTCTCCAAAGCCCGCCTGGAGACCCAACTCGGCCAAGGCGAATGCCTGTGCGCAGCCCCCACCTCAGCTCGGCAAGTCCAGGGAAAATGGTAGCAACAGCGGGTCAAGTAGGCGTTCACGGTCGAGGATATACAGGCCAGGGACATTAGCCTCCAGATCCTGGATTCCCAGCAAGGCAATCGAGAGGGGAGCTTCGAGCAATCCTTGGACTCCTTACAGCTTGCCGTCTGCTGCCATTTCCTCGCCCACAGCCCAGGAGCTCAATGAACG GTTCCTGCGGACTATTGCTGAAGGTGATGTTGGTAGAGCCCTGGTTGAGATGTCTCCGTACCAGCAAGAGCTGGCTCGCCTCCGGCTTGAGGGTCTGCGTATGGAAGAGGCGTGGTTGTTGGAGCAGAAGAGGCAGCAGGAATTGGAACGGACCCGAGGTCCCAAGCCTAAATG GTACGAGATGCGGAACTCTCAGTTCCACTATGAAGCCCGCAAGAATAACGAACTGTTGAGAAACAGCCAGGATGTACAGTCTGTCTATGACTACAGGCACGAGCTGGCAACAGCCTCCAAAGAGTTCCGGCAGCAGCCCTGCTCCACCTACCTGGAGTCCCATGGATAA
- the LOC114602531 gene encoding uncharacterized protein LOC114602531 isoform X3 — protein MLCREGRAWRRLELCGCGAVESPSGSYSSRRRGEIPSIDNLEESLRKLQLQVDSLASSLRSHPNHERTVDLHPAADSGPFSSRWPAAPAGSYMESGVGGPAKTPVETEWFLKPKHLLKSLGEYSALTSLGLPTFTTSPVNRLAGLLGSEIASQNSLHPSVDFAFPLKLGAPHVIGVKSLLPPKTPVRAPLLKRTSSSLDRGRSLSLGSSGTNRERSLSPANKRTRWLRSRSQSPKPAWRPNSAKANACAQPPPQLGKSRENGSNSGSSRRSRSRIYRPGTLASRSWIPSKAIERGASSNPWTPYSLPSAAISSPTAQELNERFLRTIAEGDVGRALVEMSPYQQELARLRLEGLRMEEAWLLEQKRQQELERTRGPKPKWYEMRNSQFHYEARKNNELLRNSQDVQSVYDYRHELATASKEFRQQPCSTYLESHG, from the exons ATGCTTTGCAGAGAAGGGCGCGCATGGCGGAGGCTGGAGCTTTGCGGGTGCGGGGCAGTGGAGTCACCCTCAG GCAGTTACTCATCTCGCCGCAGGGGGGAGATCCCCAGCATTGACAACTTGGAAGAAAGCTTGCGGAAGCTTCAGCTCCAAGTGGATAGCTTGGCTTCCAGTCTTCGCTCACACCCAAATCACGAACGCACCGTTGACCTGCACCCTGCAGCTGACTCAGGTCCTTTCAGTTCCAGGTGGCCAGCGGCTCCTGCTGGAAGCTATATGGAATCAGGCGTTGGAGGCCCAGCCAAGACCCCGGTGGAGACGGAGTGGTTCCTGAAGCCAAAACACTTGCTCAAATCCTTAGGAGAGTATTCAGCCCTGACGAGCCTGGGCCTTCCAACCTTTACCACGTCCCCAGTGAACCGGCTGGCAGGGCTGCTGGGGAGCGAGATTGCAAGTCAAAACTCTTTGCACCCCTCGGTGGATTTTGCTTTCCCTCTGAAACTCGGAGCCCCTCATGTGATCGGCGTCAAGTCTTTGTTGCCTCCGAAGACCCCAGTCAGAGCACCCTTGCTGAAAAGGACCTCTTCCTCCCTCGACAGAGGCCGTTCGCTCAGTCTCGGTTCCTCTGGGACCAACCGTGAGCGTTCGCTCTCGCCTGCCAACAAACGCACTCGCTGGCTCCGATCTCGATCTCAGTCTCCAAAGCCCGCCTGGAGACCCAACTCGGCCAAGGCGAATGCCTGTGCGCAGCCCCCACCTCAGCTCGGCAAGTCCAGGGAAAATGGTAGCAACAGCGGGTCAAGTAGGCGTTCACGGTCGAGGATATACAGGCCAGGGACATTAGCCTCCAGATCCTGGATTCCCAGCAAGGCAATCGAGAGGGGAGCTTCGAGCAATCCTTGGACTCCTTACAGCTTGCCGTCTGCTGCCATTTCCTCGCCCACAGCCCAGGAGCTCAATGAACG GTTCCTGCGGACTATTGCTGAAGGTGATGTTGGTAGAGCCCTGGTTGAGATGTCTCCGTACCAGCAAGAGCTGGCTCGCCTCCGGCTTGAGGGTCTGCGTATGGAAGAGGCGTGGTTGTTGGAGCAGAAGAGGCAGCAGGAATTGGAACGGACCCGAGGTCCCAAGCCTAAATG GTACGAGATGCGGAACTCTCAGTTCCACTATGAAGCCCGCAAGAATAACGAACTGTTGAGAAACAGCCAGGATGTACAGTCTGTCTATGACTACAGGCACGAGCTGGCAACAGCCTCCAAAGAGTTCCGGCAGCAGCCCTGCTCCACCTACCTGGAGTCCCATGGATAA